Proteins encoded together in one Mycolicibacter minnesotensis window:
- the murD gene encoding UDP-N-acetylmuramoyl-L-alanine--D-glutamate ligase, which produces MSGVAGPPGLALLSGEARVLVAGAGITGRAIVTALAPFGLDVTLCDDNPAALRAYPDVTTCPPHQAAARISDYALVITSPGFGPETPVLAAAASAGVPIWGDVELAWRLDAAGHYGPPRRWLVVTGTNGKTTTTSMLYAMLVAAGRSAQLCGNIGSPVLEVLGPPHESELLAVELSSFQLHWAPSLRPEAGAVLNVAEDHLDWHGSMAAYTADKARALAGRVAVVGMDDAHAAALRDAAPAPTKVGFRLGHPAPGELGVIDGMLVDRAFGDTLALASAASIPVPGSVGVLNSLAAAALARSVDVAPEAIAAALESFQVGRHRAELVVVDAGVRYVDDSKATNPHAAEASVLAYPRVVWVAGGLLKGASIEPTVARIAGHLAGAVLIGRDRGEVAKALSRHAPDVPVVHVVTGEDIDMGDTAVSPVTHVRRVTDGLDETLGSRVMTAVVAAARELARPGDTVLLAPAGASFDQFAGYGARGDAFADAARAAAGSV; this is translated from the coding sequence GTGTCTGGCGTAGCGGGCCCGCCCGGATTGGCCCTGCTCTCGGGCGAAGCGCGGGTCTTGGTGGCTGGGGCCGGGATCACCGGCCGGGCCATCGTGACCGCGTTGGCGCCGTTCGGGCTGGATGTGACGCTGTGCGACGACAACCCCGCGGCGCTGCGTGCCTATCCCGACGTGACCACCTGCCCCCCGCACCAGGCTGCGGCACGCATCAGCGACTACGCGCTGGTGATCACGAGTCCCGGCTTTGGGCCGGAGACTCCGGTGCTGGCCGCTGCGGCGTCGGCAGGGGTACCGATCTGGGGCGACGTGGAATTGGCCTGGCGGCTCGATGCCGCCGGCCACTACGGACCGCCGCGGCGCTGGCTGGTGGTGACTGGCACCAACGGCAAGACCACCACCACCTCGATGCTGTACGCGATGCTGGTGGCTGCGGGCCGCAGCGCCCAGTTGTGCGGCAATATCGGCAGCCCGGTACTTGAGGTCCTGGGACCGCCGCATGAATCCGAACTGCTGGCCGTCGAGCTGTCCAGTTTCCAGCTGCATTGGGCTCCCTCGTTGCGCCCGGAGGCCGGTGCGGTGCTCAACGTCGCCGAGGATCACCTGGACTGGCACGGCAGCATGGCCGCTTACACCGCGGACAAGGCTCGCGCGTTGGCCGGACGGGTGGCGGTGGTCGGGATGGACGATGCCCATGCCGCGGCGTTGCGCGATGCCGCGCCCGCGCCTACCAAGGTGGGCTTTCGGCTGGGGCACCCGGCGCCGGGTGAGCTTGGCGTCATCGACGGCATGCTGGTCGACCGGGCCTTCGGCGACACCCTGGCGCTGGCATCGGCGGCGTCGATCCCGGTGCCGGGGTCCGTGGGGGTGCTCAACTCGTTGGCGGCCGCCGCGCTGGCCCGCAGTGTCGATGTTGCCCCGGAGGCGATCGCTGCCGCGCTGGAATCGTTCCAGGTGGGCCGCCACCGCGCCGAACTGGTCGTCGTCGATGCCGGCGTCCGCTACGTTGACGACTCCAAGGCCACTAATCCCCATGCCGCTGAGGCCTCGGTGCTGGCCTATCCGCGGGTGGTCTGGGTGGCCGGCGGATTGCTCAAGGGCGCCTCGATCGAGCCGACGGTCGCCAGAATCGCCGGGCATCTGGCTGGGGCGGTGCTGATCGGCCGCGATCGCGGAGAGGTTGCCAAGGCGTTATCACGACACGCGCCGGATGTCCCCGTCGTCCACGTTGTGACGGGCGAGGATATTGATATGGGTGATACTGCTGTGTCTCCAGTTACTCATGTGAGGCGAGTGACTGACGGGCTGGACGAGACGCTGGGTTCGCGGGTGATGACCGCGGTGGTGGCCGCCGCCCGCGAGCTGGCCCGGCCCGGTGACACGGTGCTGCTGGCTCCGGCGGGAGCGTCCTTCGACCAGTTCGCCGGCTATGGCGCCCGGGGCGACGCGTTCGCCGACGCCGCCCGCGCCGCGGCGGGATCGGTGTGA
- a CDS encoding YggT family protein — protein sequence MALFFTILGIALFVFWLLLIARIVIEFIRSFSRDWHPRGTTVVILELIMSITDPPVKLLRRLIPQLTIGAVRIDLSIMVLLLIAFVGMELALQHAA from the coding sequence TTGGCGCTGTTCTTTACGATCCTCGGTATCGCGCTGTTCGTCTTCTGGCTGTTGTTGATCGCCCGAATCGTCATCGAGTTCATCCGCTCATTCAGCCGTGACTGGCATCCGCGCGGTACCACGGTGGTGATTCTCGAGCTGATCATGAGCATCACCGACCCGCCGGTAAAGCTGCTCCGACGCCTCATCCCTCAGTTGACCATTGGGGCAGTGCGTATCGACCTCTCGATCATGGTGCTGCTGCTGATCGCGTTCGTCGGGATGGAACTGGCTCTGCAGCACGCTGCGTGA
- the wag31 gene encoding DivIVA-like cell division protein Wag31, with product MPLTPADVHNVAFSKPPIGKRGYNEDEVDAFLDLVETELTRLIEENADLRQRISELDQDLTAARAGGGSQQPVPSIPVYEPAPEPVAPPQPVVAAQPGPEVSTEEQHLKAARVLSLAQDTADRLTGTARAESEKLMADARANADQILTEARQTAETTVTEARQRADAMLADAQTRSETQLRQAQEKADALQADAERKHSEIMGTINQQRTVLEGRLEQLRTFEREYRTRLKTYLESQLEELGQRGSAAPVDSSASGDGGGFNHFNRGTN from the coding sequence ATGCCACTAACACCGGCCGACGTACATAACGTCGCGTTCAGCAAACCGCCGATTGGGAAGCGCGGCTACAACGAGGACGAGGTCGACGCCTTCCTCGACTTGGTCGAGACCGAACTGACCCGGCTCATCGAGGAGAACGCCGACCTGCGCCAGCGGATCAGCGAGCTCGACCAAGACCTGACCGCGGCCCGCGCCGGTGGTGGGTCGCAGCAGCCGGTTCCCTCCATCCCGGTCTACGAGCCCGCCCCCGAGCCGGTGGCACCGCCTCAGCCTGTGGTGGCCGCACAGCCCGGACCGGAAGTGTCCACCGAGGAGCAGCACCTCAAGGCGGCACGGGTGCTGAGCCTGGCCCAGGACACCGCGGACCGTTTGACCGGCACCGCGCGCGCCGAGTCCGAGAAGCTGATGGCCGACGCCCGCGCCAACGCCGACCAGATCCTCACCGAGGCACGTCAGACCGCGGAGACCACGGTCACCGAGGCCCGGCAGCGGGCCGACGCGATGCTGGCCGACGCCCAGACCCGCTCGGAGACCCAACTGCGCCAGGCGCAGGAGAAGGCCGACGCATTGCAGGCCGACGCGGAGCGCAAGCATTCCGAGATCATGGGCACCATCAACCAGCAGCGCACTGTGCTGGAGGGCCGCCTCGAGCAGCTGCGCACCTTCGAGCGCGAGTACCGCACCCGGCTCAAGACCTACCTGGAATCCCAGCTCGAAGAGCTCGGTCAGCGGGGTTCGGCCGCACCGGTCGACAGCAGTGCTTCCGGAGACGGCGGCGGGTTCAACCATTTCAACCGCGGTACCAACTGA
- a CDS encoding cell division protein SepF — MSTLHKVKAYFGMAPMEDYDDDYYEDGDDRAGSRDYAPRPERFGEDVFDRVAGRAESRYDERFEDRDYDDAPAGYRGGYEDDPREPRYRGREFERPRDFERRFSSLRGSTRGALAMEPRRMAQMFDESSPLSKITTLRPKDYSEARTIGERFRDGTPVIMDLVSMDNADAKRLVDFAAGLAFALRGSFDKVATKVFLLSPADVDVSPEERRRIAETGFYAYR; from the coding sequence ATGAGCACACTCCACAAGGTCAAGGCCTACTTCGGGATGGCTCCAATGGAGGACTACGACGACGACTACTACGAAGACGGCGACGACCGTGCCGGGTCACGTGACTACGCACCTCGGCCCGAGCGATTCGGCGAGGATGTCTTCGACCGCGTCGCCGGCCGCGCGGAGAGCCGCTATGACGAGCGTTTCGAGGACCGTGACTATGACGACGCCCCGGCCGGCTACCGCGGCGGCTATGAGGATGACCCCCGCGAGCCCCGGTACCGGGGCCGTGAGTTCGAACGTCCTCGTGACTTCGAGCGCCGGTTCTCCTCGCTGCGCGGTTCCACCCGCGGCGCCCTCGCGATGGAGCCGCGCCGGATGGCCCAGATGTTCGATGAGAGCAGCCCGCTGTCGAAGATCACCACGCTGCGGCCGAAGGACTACAGCGAGGCGCGCACCATCGGGGAGCGATTCCGCGACGGCACCCCGGTGATCATGGACCTGGTCTCGATGGACAACGCAGACGCCAAGCGACTGGTCGACTTTGCCGCGGGCCTGGCCTTCGCTCTGCGGGGTTCCTTCGACAAGGTCGCCACCAAGGTGTTTCTGCTGTCGCCGGCCGACGTCGACGTGTCGCCGGAGGAGCGCCGCCGCATCGCCGAGACCGGCTTCTACGCGTATCGGTAG
- the murG gene encoding undecaprenyldiphospho-muramoylpentapeptide beta-N-acetylglucosaminyltransferase — protein sequence MNDSVIKPDRGAPLSVVLAGGGTAGHVEPAMAVADALRALDPDVRITALGTARGLETRLVPARGYDLQLITPVPLPRKLNADLVRLPVRVLRAVRETRSVLRDVRADVVIGFGGYVALPAYLAARGLGSRRVPVVIHEANARAGLANRVGARGAQRVLSAVADCGLARPEVVGVPVRAAITTLDRSALRAAARAEFGFADDARVLLVFGGSQGARSINQAVAGAAKQLAAAGISVLHAHGPKNTLDLPETAASDPPYLAVPYLDRMDLAYAAADLAICRSGAMTVAEVSAVGLPAVYVPLPIGNGEQRLNALPVVNAGGGILVEDAALTPDFVADTVAGLLTDTARLAAMTSAAVLAGHPEAARRVASVALDVASAARGGQ from the coding sequence GTGAACGACTCGGTCATTAAGCCGGACCGCGGTGCGCCACTCTCGGTTGTTCTCGCCGGCGGCGGCACGGCCGGCCACGTTGAGCCCGCGATGGCCGTCGCCGACGCGCTGCGCGCGCTGGATCCCGACGTCCGAATCACCGCGCTGGGTACGGCCCGCGGCCTGGAGACCCGGCTGGTGCCTGCCCGCGGCTACGACCTGCAGTTGATCACCCCGGTGCCGTTGCCCCGCAAGCTCAACGCCGATCTGGTCCGGCTGCCGGTGCGGGTGCTGCGCGCTGTCCGGGAGACCCGGTCGGTCTTGCGCGACGTGCGCGCCGACGTGGTGATCGGCTTTGGCGGTTACGTTGCGCTGCCGGCCTACCTGGCCGCTCGGGGCCTGGGGTCGCGGCGTGTTCCTGTCGTTATTCACGAGGCCAACGCGCGCGCCGGCCTGGCCAACCGGGTGGGTGCGCGCGGTGCGCAGCGGGTGCTCTCGGCCGTCGCCGACTGTGGACTGGCTCGACCCGAGGTGGTCGGCGTACCGGTCCGGGCAGCCATCACCACTTTGGACCGGTCAGCGTTGCGTGCGGCGGCTCGCGCCGAGTTCGGCTTCGCCGACGACGCCCGGGTGCTGCTGGTCTTCGGTGGTTCCCAGGGCGCCCGGTCGATCAATCAGGCGGTCGCCGGGGCAGCTAAACAGCTTGCCGCCGCTGGTATTTCGGTCCTGCATGCGCACGGCCCGAAGAACACCCTGGACCTGCCGGAAACTGCTGCCAGTGACCCGCCCTATCTGGCAGTGCCCTATCTGGACCGGATGGACCTGGCCTACGCGGCCGCAGACCTGGCGATCTGCCGGTCGGGGGCGATGACGGTCGCCGAGGTGTCGGCGGTCGGGCTTCCCGCGGTCTACGTCCCGCTGCCGATCGGCAATGGTGAGCAGCGCCTCAACGCGCTGCCCGTGGTCAACGCCGGTGGCGGCATCCTGGTCGAGGACGCGGCCCTGACGCCGGATTTTGTGGCCGACACGGTCGCTGGGCTGCTCACCGACACCGCCCGGCTGGCCGCGATGACAAGCGCCGCGGTGCTGGCTGGACATCCGGAGGCGGCCCGACGGGTGGCTTCCGTCGCGCTGGACGTCGCGAGCGCAGCGAGGGGCGGCCAGTGA
- the pgeF gene encoding peptidoglycan editing factor PgeF, with product MTFRVRRVSTTRAGGVSKAPFDSFNLGDHVGDDPAAVAANRARLAKATGLGADRLVWMNQVHGDHVVRVDEPRASVVEETDALVTTVPRLAMVVVTADCVPVLMADARAGVVAAVHAGRVGAQHGVVVRALETMLAAGARVGDVSVLLGPAVSGLHYEVPAAMADEVEAALPGSRTVTSAGTPGLDLRAGIARQLRELGVAAIDADPRCTAADPKLFSHRRDGLTGRLASVIWLE from the coding sequence GTGACTTTTCGCGTCCGGCGGGTGAGCACCACCCGCGCCGGTGGTGTGTCGAAGGCACCGTTCGACAGCTTCAACCTCGGCGATCATGTCGGTGATGACCCTGCCGCGGTAGCGGCCAACCGTGCCCGGCTGGCCAAGGCCACCGGTCTGGGGGCTGACCGTCTGGTCTGGATGAACCAGGTGCATGGCGATCATGTGGTGAGGGTCGATGAACCACGCGCGAGTGTGGTCGAAGAGACCGATGCACTGGTGACCACCGTGCCCCGGCTGGCCATGGTGGTGGTGACCGCCGACTGCGTTCCGGTGCTGATGGCCGACGCGCGCGCGGGGGTGGTCGCTGCGGTGCATGCCGGCCGGGTCGGCGCGCAGCACGGCGTGGTCGTTCGGGCACTGGAAACCATGCTCGCGGCCGGCGCCCGGGTGGGCGACGTCTCGGTTTTGCTGGGCCCGGCGGTGAGCGGGTTGCACTATGAGGTGCCCGCCGCGATGGCCGACGAGGTCGAGGCAGCCCTGCCCGGCAGTCGCACCGTCACGTCTGCGGGCACGCCCGGGTTAGACCTGCGCGCCGGAATCGCACGTCAACTAAGGGAATTGGGCGTGGCGGCCATCGATGCCGACCCGCGTTGCACCGCTGCGGATCCGAAGCTGTTCAGTCACCGCCGGGACGGGCTTACCGGCCGGCTGGCATCGGTTATCTGGCTGGAATGA
- a CDS encoding cell division protein FtsQ/DivIB, which produces MSVPPESTEDPEIVGDTPDGEAASAPPTDAAEAVAGVASAEEESTEEEPAGEGSAEGEPAEEEGPRRRARRERAERRAAQARAEAIEQARRDAKRRLRAGSTEPPKGVPRGTIRGLKIVLAAFLAAALVVGIGLILYFTPLMSVREFEVTGIVAVTREEVLDVARVQSGTPLLQIDTGSVAERVATIRRVASTRVQRQYPSALGIEIVERIPVVYKDYPDGPHLFDRDGVDFATGAPPSMLPFFDVENPAPADPPTMAALQVMTALAPDVAGQISRVAAPSVSSITLTLADGRVVVWGNTDRTAEKAQKLAALLTQPGHTYDVSSPDLPTVR; this is translated from the coding sequence GTGAGCGTGCCGCCCGAGAGCACCGAGGACCCCGAAATCGTCGGGGACACTCCTGACGGCGAGGCCGCTTCGGCGCCGCCGACGGATGCCGCAGAGGCTGTAGCAGGCGTTGCGTCCGCCGAGGAAGAGTCGACCGAGGAAGAGCCCGCCGGCGAAGGGTCGGCGGAGGGCGAGCCTGCCGAGGAGGAGGGCCCGCGTCGGCGGGCTCGTCGGGAACGCGCGGAGCGGCGCGCGGCGCAAGCGCGCGCCGAGGCCATCGAACAGGCCCGCAGGGACGCCAAGCGGCGGCTGCGTGCGGGGTCCACTGAGCCACCCAAAGGCGTTCCCCGGGGCACCATCAGGGGCCTGAAGATAGTGCTGGCCGCCTTCCTGGCGGCTGCGCTCGTAGTCGGGATCGGGCTGATCCTCTACTTCACGCCGCTGATGTCGGTTCGCGAATTCGAGGTCACCGGGATCGTCGCGGTGACTCGCGAGGAAGTGTTGGACGTGGCGCGGGTGCAGTCCGGGACGCCGCTGCTGCAGATTGACACCGGCAGCGTGGCCGAGCGGGTGGCGACCATCCGGCGGGTGGCGAGCACCCGGGTTCAGCGGCAGTATCCCTCGGCGCTCGGGATTGAGATCGTCGAGCGGATCCCGGTGGTGTACAAGGATTACCCCGACGGCCCGCACCTGTTCGACCGTGACGGTGTCGACTTCGCGACGGGTGCGCCGCCGTCGATGCTGCCGTTCTTCGACGTGGAGAATCCTGCCCCGGCCGATCCGCCGACGATGGCGGCTTTGCAGGTGATGACCGCTTTGGCTCCCGACGTCGCTGGGCAGATCAGCCGGGTGGCGGCTCCATCGGTGTCGTCGATCACGTTGACGCTGGCCGACGGCCGGGTGGTGGTGTGGGGCAATACCGACCGCACCGCGGAGAAGGCCCAGAAGTTGGCGGCCCTGCTGACCCAGCCGGGCCACACCTATGACGTGTCGAGCCCGGATCTGCCCACCGTTCGGTAG
- the ftsZ gene encoding cell division protein FtsZ, translating into MTPPHNYLAVIKVVGIGGGGVNAVNRMIEQGLKGVEFIAINTDAQALLMSDADVKLDVGRESTRGLGAGADPEVGRRAAEDAKDEIEELLRGADMVFVTAGEGGGTGTGGAPVVATIARKLGALTVGVVTRPFSFEGKRRGNQAELGIAALRESCDTLIVIPNDRLLQMGDAQVSLMDAFRSADEVLLNGVQGITDLITTPGLINVDFADVKGIMSGAGTALMGIGSARGDGRALKAAEIAINSPLLEASMEGAQGVLMSVAGGSDLGLFEINEAASLVQDAAHPEANIIFGTVIDDSLGDEVRVTVIAAGFDSAGSGRKPVTGASSAARHAMAPGQAGKVTSSLFDPVDAVGVPPATNGATVSVGGRNGDDGVDDDDVDVPPFMRH; encoded by the coding sequence ATGACCCCACCGCACAACTATCTGGCCGTCATCAAAGTCGTGGGTATCGGTGGTGGCGGCGTCAATGCCGTCAACCGGATGATCGAGCAGGGGCTCAAGGGCGTCGAGTTCATCGCGATCAACACCGACGCACAGGCATTGCTGATGAGCGACGCCGACGTCAAGCTCGACGTCGGCCGTGAATCCACCCGCGGCCTCGGCGCCGGCGCCGACCCCGAAGTGGGTCGTCGGGCTGCTGAAGACGCCAAGGACGAGATCGAGGAGCTGCTGCGCGGCGCCGACATGGTGTTCGTCACCGCCGGCGAGGGTGGCGGTACCGGCACCGGCGGCGCTCCGGTGGTGGCCACCATCGCCCGCAAGCTCGGTGCGCTGACCGTCGGCGTGGTCACCCGGCCGTTCTCCTTCGAGGGCAAGCGGCGTGGCAACCAGGCGGAGCTGGGCATAGCTGCCCTGCGCGAGAGCTGCGACACCCTGATCGTGATCCCCAACGACCGGCTGCTGCAGATGGGCGACGCCCAGGTCTCGCTGATGGATGCGTTCCGCAGTGCCGACGAGGTGCTGCTCAACGGTGTCCAGGGCATCACCGACCTGATCACCACCCCCGGATTGATCAACGTCGACTTCGCCGACGTCAAGGGCATCATGAGCGGCGCAGGCACGGCGTTGATGGGCATCGGGTCGGCCCGCGGCGACGGTCGGGCGCTCAAGGCCGCCGAGATCGCGATCAACTCGCCGCTGCTGGAGGCCTCGATGGAGGGCGCCCAGGGCGTGCTGATGTCGGTCGCCGGCGGCAGCGACCTGGGCCTGTTTGAGATCAACGAGGCGGCATCGCTGGTTCAGGACGCCGCGCACCCCGAAGCCAACATCATCTTCGGCACTGTGATCGACGACTCGCTCGGCGATGAGGTGCGGGTGACGGTGATTGCGGCGGGCTTTGACTCCGCGGGCTCCGGCCGCAAGCCGGTTACCGGTGCCTCCAGTGCGGCCCGGCATGCCATGGCGCCCGGACAGGCCGGCAAGGTGACCTCGTCGTTGTTCGACCCGGTGGATGCGGTCGGTGTTCCCCCCGCCACCAACGGGGCAACGGTCAGCGTGGGCGGTCGCAACGGCGACGACGGCGTCGATGACGACGACGTGGACGTTCCGCCGTTCATGCGGCACTGA
- the murC gene encoding UDP-N-acetylmuramate--L-alanine ligase, translating to MSASQLPPELSRVHMVGIGGAGMSGIARILLDRGGLVSGSDAKESRGIHALRARGAQVRIGHDASALDLLPGGVTTVVTTHAAIPKTNPELVEARRRGIPVVLRPAVLAKLMAGRTTLMVTGTHGKTTTTSMLVVALQRCGLDPSFAVGGELGSAGSEAGTNAHHGSGPLFVAEADESDGSLLEYTPNVAVVTNIEADHLDFFGSEQAYTQVFDAFVERIAPGGAAVICVDDPGGAELADRTAAQGIRVLRYGSEGTGTAPLDGVLASWEQRGTGALAEVALLGSGERRSMRLSVPGRHMALNALGALLAAVEVGAPLEGVLDGLAGFDGVRRRFELVGSAGSTGSVQVFDDYAHHPTEITATLTAVRALLDERGTGRSLVVFQPHLYSRTQEFATEFGRSLDRADEVFVLDVYGAREQPLPGVSGASVAEHVSVPVHYLPDFSAVPEAVAAAAGPGDVIVTMGAGDVTVLGPEIVTALRARADRSAPGHPGVL from the coding sequence ATGAGCGCTTCGCAACTGCCGCCGGAGCTGAGCCGGGTGCACATGGTCGGTATCGGCGGAGCAGGGATGTCGGGCATCGCCCGGATCCTGCTGGATCGCGGTGGCCTGGTCTCGGGTTCGGACGCCAAGGAGTCCCGCGGTATCCACGCATTACGAGCCCGCGGCGCGCAGGTGCGCATCGGTCATGACGCGTCGGCCCTGGACCTGTTGCCCGGTGGGGTCACCACGGTGGTCACCACGCACGCGGCGATCCCCAAGACCAATCCCGAACTCGTCGAGGCCCGGCGACGCGGCATTCCGGTGGTATTGCGACCGGCGGTGCTGGCGAAGCTGATGGCGGGTCGCACCACGCTGATGGTCACCGGCACCCATGGCAAGACGACCACGACGTCCATGCTGGTGGTCGCCCTGCAGCGCTGCGGACTGGATCCGTCCTTCGCCGTCGGCGGCGAATTGGGTTCTGCCGGTTCCGAAGCCGGCACCAATGCACACCACGGCAGCGGGCCACTGTTTGTTGCCGAAGCCGACGAGAGCGACGGCTCGCTGTTGGAATACACCCCCAATGTCGCGGTGGTGACCAACATCGAGGCTGATCACTTGGACTTCTTCGGCAGCGAGCAGGCCTACACGCAGGTGTTCGATGCGTTCGTCGAGCGCATCGCGCCGGGTGGGGCAGCGGTGATCTGTGTCGATGATCCTGGCGGCGCCGAGTTGGCGGACCGCACTGCGGCACAGGGCATTCGGGTGTTGCGCTATGGAAGCGAAGGAACCGGGACCGCCCCACTCGACGGCGTGCTGGCCAGTTGGGAACAGCGGGGCACCGGTGCGCTCGCCGAGGTAGCACTGCTCGGCAGTGGCGAGCGCCGCTCCATGCGACTCTCGGTTCCCGGACGGCACATGGCCCTCAACGCGCTCGGCGCGCTGCTGGCCGCGGTCGAGGTCGGCGCGCCGCTGGAGGGGGTGCTCGACGGATTGGCCGGATTCGACGGGGTGCGCCGCCGGTTCGAACTGGTCGGCTCGGCCGGCTCCACCGGGTCGGTGCAGGTCTTCGACGATTACGCCCACCATCCCACCGAGATCACGGCCACGTTGACCGCGGTCCGAGCCTTGCTCGACGAGCGGGGTACCGGGCGCAGCCTGGTCGTGTTCCAACCGCATCTGTATTCGCGCACCCAGGAGTTCGCCACGGAGTTCGGCCGGTCCCTGGACCGCGCCGACGAGGTCTTCGTCCTAGACGTCTACGGTGCGCGTGAGCAGCCCTTGCCCGGGGTGAGTGGGGCCAGCGTCGCCGAACACGTCAGCGTGCCCGTGCACTACCTGCCGGACTTTTCTGCCGTTCCCGAGGCAGTCGCGGCGGCGGCCGGTCCCGGCGACGTGATCGTCACCATGGGTGCCGGTGACGTGACCGTATTGGGCCCGGAGATCGTCACCGCGCTGCGAGCGCGGGCCGATCGGAGCGCTCCCGGCCACCCGGGCGTGCTGTGA
- the ftsW gene encoding putative lipid II flippase FtsW: MAILARLRRDAGAADGAAADEATTDKPAKTEPRTRFGAWLGRPMTSFHLIVAVAALLTTLGLIMVLSASGVESYGVDGSAWRIFGKQVMWTLIGLIGCYVALRISVRFMRRMAFAGFAFTIVLLVLVLIPGIGTLSNGSRGWFVIAGFSMQPSELAKIAFVIWGAHLLASRRMERASLSEMLVPLVPAAVVALVLIVAQPDLGQTVSLGIILLSLLWYAGLPLRVFLTSLTAIVAAAAIMAVTEGYRSDRVRSWLDPDADLQGAGYQARQAKFALANGGIFGDGLGQGTAKWNYLPNAHNDFIFAIIGEELGFIGGFGLLALFGLFAYTGMRIAKRSADPFLRLLTAATTMWVIGQSFINVGYVIGLLPVTGIQLPLISAGGTSTATTLFMIGIMANAARHEPEAVAALRAGQDDRMNRILRLPLPEPYSPTRLEALRDRLRSRPQQGARPRSGTRPPARSSRQGAAAQPTARAASHRAGSAGQNGGGRRHAGARPTGGRVRALEGQR; this comes from the coding sequence ATCGCCATCCTGGCCCGGCTGCGGCGGGATGCCGGAGCCGCCGACGGCGCCGCAGCCGACGAGGCCACCACGGACAAGCCCGCCAAGACCGAGCCGCGCACCCGGTTCGGTGCCTGGTTGGGCCGCCCGATGACCTCGTTTCATCTGATCGTCGCGGTGGCGGCGCTGCTGACCACGCTCGGCCTGATCATGGTCCTGTCCGCATCCGGGGTGGAGTCCTACGGCGTCGACGGATCTGCCTGGCGGATCTTCGGCAAGCAAGTCATGTGGACGTTGATCGGGCTGATCGGCTGCTATGTGGCGTTGCGGATATCGGTCCGGTTCATGCGCCGGATGGCTTTTGCCGGTTTCGCGTTCACCATCGTGCTGCTGGTGCTGGTGCTGATCCCAGGCATCGGTACGTTGTCCAACGGTTCTCGCGGCTGGTTCGTCATCGCCGGCTTCTCCATGCAGCCCTCGGAGCTGGCCAAGATCGCCTTTGTGATCTGGGGCGCGCACCTGTTGGCGAGCCGGCGCATGGAGCGGGCGTCGCTGAGCGAGATGCTGGTCCCGCTGGTACCGGCCGCCGTGGTCGCGCTGGTTCTGATTGTCGCCCAGCCCGACCTGGGACAGACGGTGTCGCTGGGCATCATCCTGCTGTCGCTGTTGTGGTACGCAGGCCTGCCGTTGCGGGTGTTCCTTACGTCGCTGACGGCCATCGTCGCCGCGGCCGCGATCATGGCGGTGACCGAGGGCTACCGCTCTGACCGGGTGCGGTCCTGGCTGGACCCCGACGCCGACCTGCAGGGCGCCGGTTACCAGGCGCGGCAGGCGAAGTTCGCCCTGGCCAACGGAGGCATCTTCGGTGACGGCCTGGGACAGGGCACCGCGAAATGGAATTACCTACCCAACGCCCACAACGACTTCATCTTCGCGATCATCGGCGAGGAACTCGGCTTCATCGGCGGGTTCGGACTGCTGGCGCTGTTCGGGCTGTTTGCCTACACGGGCATGCGGATCGCCAAGCGCTCCGCCGACCCGTTCCTGCGACTGTTGACCGCCGCCACCACGATGTGGGTGATCGGGCAGTCGTTCATCAACGTCGGGTACGTGATCGGGCTGCTGCCGGTTACCGGAATCCAGCTGCCGTTGATATCTGCAGGCGGAACATCCACGGCAACAACACTTTTCATGATCGGTATCATGGCCAATGCGGCCCGGCACGAGCCGGAGGCGGTGGCGGCGCTGCGGGCGGGCCAGGACGACCGGATGAACCGGATCCTGCGGCTTCCCTTGCCGGAGCCGTACTCGCCGACCCGCCTTGAAGCGCTGCGCGACCGGCTGAGGTCACGCCCGCAGCAGGGGGCGCGGCCGCGTAGTGGGACACGGCCACCGGCTCGATCCAGCCGCCAAGGAGCAGCCGCCCAGCCCACGGCACGGGCAGCGAGTCACCGCGCAGGGAGCGCAGGGCAAAATGGAGGCGGCCGGCGTCACGCCGGGGCGCGTCCGACCGGCGGGCGCGTACGCGCATTGGAAGGTCAGCGATAG